From the Sulfolobales archaeon genome, the window ATACTTCTAAGCATTTCAAGACCTTTATCAATCTCAGCCTGTCTTCTCGGATGTATATCAGATGTAGAATGTCTTATACCGCTATCGAAAACCACGAAGAAACCCTTCCCAAGATCAATCTTCGAAACCTTGTACGGTGGTCTGGTATCTATAATAGAAACACCTCCGAATGCAGCAGCATATTGATCAAGTCTTCCACAAGGTATCCCCAGAACATCATGTTCTGCTACGTATGCTAGCTCAGCGATTCTCCCAGGATCTAGGTTAAATCTATGAAGCTCACTAATAGAATATATGATTGAAACAAGAAGAGTACCACTACTCCCAAGACCTGCTCCCATAGGGATTTCACTATAGATCCAGATATTGAAAGGCTTCAGATCGTATCCTTCAATGATTAAGGTTTTAACAGCAGCTCTCACATAAGATCCAAACCATCTGCTTTTATCAATACTCATACCATCAAGATCAAATGAATCTACATATCTCTCCCCAGAATCTCTAAGATTCTCTGAAACAGCTGTAACATGATTAGAATAGAGATTCCTTCCAGCAGCTACGTAGGTTCTAAGATTTATCCCCACAGCAATTACGGGAAGACCTTTGTAATCCTGATGAGTATTGAGAAAATCTATTCTCCCAGGAGCAGATACTATGATCTCGGGATCAGATGTGTAGAACTCTCTATACCCTCTAAAAACTCTTCTGATAAACTGGATCTCCTTACCCCCGCTTCTCTCGCTCATTCTCCACCGAATTAGTATTAAACTGGAGAGTTATATTGGAGATAAAGTGCTACTTATAAGCGTTATAGGTATAATTAGATTCTGATGGAGTGCTTCAGAATATCATTTGAAATTATATTCTCAACTCCTGAAGCGTTCTCAGGTTTTCTAGAAGATCTCTCGAGATCTCTAGAAGAAGGATCTTTTCATAGGATTGTGAAAACCCTCTCGACATTCATATATGGTGATGATGATACACTTGTTAAGATAGCCTTCTCAGAAGAAAGTGGTTTTAGAAGTGCTCAGACTGTTATAGGTTTAGGCGAGATCATGCTTAAAGCCTCAGGATCTATAATCTGTCTCAAGCCTAGCAAGTGTGCTGAGATATACGAGATCGTGAGTGAGAATGCTAAGAATAGAAGAATTAGAATAAGACTCATCCCAGGATAAAAAACTACATTCTATCTCTCAGCACATCTCTGTAGGAATAATAATGCTGGAAGAAGGATCTTGATAGCATCATCTATGGTACTGATCACATGACCCATATCAGGAGCTATATGAATTTCGAAGCTTTTTCCATGCTCCATGAGCTTGCTAACAAGTCTTATAATAGGTTTGAGAGGTGTTCTAGTATCATTCTGAGGCTGCACTATGCATAAAGGCTTTCTAAGATTCTCAGCCTTGTGTATTGGAGATCTCTCTTTCATAAGATCTCTTCTCCCATCGAATAAAACCTCAATGAATTTTCTGAAGAGTGCGTCACTTAACTCATACATCTCCTCCCAATCAGCTACCGCAGCTCCTGCAACACCGCATTCAAAGAGATCTGGTTTGCTAAACATGGTCCATAGAGTCATGTAGCCTCCATAGCTATAGCC encodes:
- a CDS encoding galactokinase family protein — protein: MSERSGGKEIQFIRRVFRGYREFYTSDPEIIVSAPGRIDFLNTHQDYKGLPVIAVGINLRTYVAAGRNLYSNHVTAVSENLRDSGERYVDSFDLDGMSIDKSRWFGSYVRAAVKTLIIEGYDLKPFNIWIYSEIPMGAGLGSSGTLLVSIIYSISELHRFNLDPGRIAELAYVAEHDVLGIPCGRLDQYAAAFGGVSIIDTRPPYKVSKIDLGKGFFVVFDSGIRHSTSDIHPRRQAEIDKGLEMLRSIIPQDLRSMIQGGYNSVYWEGLREEVLEPYLQSLPHPYSSRILYTLKAHRSTLDAVRILRGEKISSRDLDYIIRDLEIFLGEKPRIENDDLSMIGAIMTYQHSLLSRLYEVSLPALDEIVFRAISYGALGAKLSGAGLGGVVIALARDRRTSEKILRGVLEDRLAVRGWIVEIDRGVSRHEISRE